A part of Caldicellulosiruptor owensensis OL genomic DNA contains:
- a CDS encoding 16S rRNA (uracil(1498)-N(3))-methyltransferase produces the protein MPIFFVEKQNVENDIACITDKEDINHIVKVLRKREGDKINLCDGNYDYSSRILEVSKDKIKLLIESKTLNDRESTKNIFLFQCIIKNQKMDFVVQKATELGVKTIVPVVSKRVVIDISEKEEKKLDRWRKIAQEAQKQCLRPIPPLIEVPIRISEIKEKYLDKLDILFIPYEKESETSRWSLPSNYNNIGILIGPEGGFEEEEVEELKTFKNVQVISLGKRILRSETASIAALSILMHELGEM, from the coding sequence GTGCCAATCTTTTTTGTTGAAAAGCAGAATGTTGAGAATGATATTGCCTGCATTACAGATAAAGAAGATATAAATCATATAGTCAAGGTTTTAAGAAAAAGAGAAGGAGATAAAATAAATCTATGTGATGGCAATTATGACTACTCATCGCGAATACTTGAAGTTTCCAAAGACAAAATAAAACTTTTGATAGAAAGCAAAACTTTGAATGACCGAGAAAGTACCAAAAACATTTTTTTATTTCAATGTATTATCAAAAACCAAAAAATGGATTTTGTTGTACAAAAGGCAACAGAGCTTGGAGTAAAAACAATTGTGCCTGTGGTTTCAAAAAGAGTTGTGATTGATATTTCAGAAAAAGAGGAAAAAAAGCTTGACAGGTGGCGCAAAATCGCGCAAGAGGCTCAAAAACAGTGTCTTCGCCCTATACCACCTTTAATCGAAGTTCCAATTAGAATTTCTGAGATTAAAGAGAAATATTTAGATAAGCTTGATATTCTTTTTATTCCCTATGAGAAGGAATCGGAAACTTCAAGATGGAGTCTACCTTCAAATTATAATAACATTGGGATTTTGATTGGACCTGAAGGTGGTTTTGAAGAGGAAGAAGTAGAAGAATTAAAAACCTTTAAAAATGTGCAAGTTATTTCGCTTGGCAAAAGAATCCTCAGAAGTGAGACAGCTTCAATTGCTGCGCTTTCCATCCTGATGCATGAACTTGGAGAAATGTGA
- the dnaJ gene encoding molecular chaperone DnaJ: MAQKKDYYEILGVPRNATEEEIKRAYRRLAKQYHPDANPGNKEAEEKFKEINEAYEVLSDPEKRKLYDQFGHAAFDPKYGAQGGGGFSGGFGGGFADFDFGSFGDIFEDIFEGFDIFGTSRRRKEAPRKGADIYVDLELTLKESVFGCEKEIPIYRTEKCSVCGGSGVRPGSAPVRCQKCGGTGQIRSRQATFFGEFTTIKTCDACSGTGTIITDPCRECGGTGNVRRQRRVRINIPAGIDDGQVITLRGEGESGIKGGPNGDLYIRIKVAPHPVFKRVGQDLYIEVPITFVNAALGGEIEIPTLDGKTKVRIEPGTQNGDEVRIRGRGVPNLRSRGRGDLVVKFIVEVPKKLTEKQKELLREFERLSSEDGYEKRKHFWERIREAFS, translated from the coding sequence ATGGCACAAAAAAAGGACTACTATGAGATTTTAGGTGTTCCAAGGAATGCAACAGAAGAAGAGATAAAAAGAGCCTACAGAAGACTTGCAAAACAATACCATCCTGATGCAAATCCAGGTAATAAAGAAGCAGAGGAAAAGTTCAAAGAGATAAATGAAGCATATGAAGTCTTGAGCGACCCTGAAAAAAGAAAGCTTTACGACCAGTTTGGTCATGCAGCGTTTGATCCGAAATACGGTGCGCAAGGCGGCGGTGGTTTTTCTGGTGGATTTGGTGGTGGGTTTGCTGACTTTGATTTTGGCAGTTTTGGTGATATTTTTGAAGACATATTTGAAGGCTTTGACATATTTGGAACATCCAGAAGAAGAAAAGAAGCACCAAGAAAAGGTGCTGATATATATGTCGATTTAGAGCTGACTCTCAAAGAGTCTGTATTTGGCTGTGAAAAAGAGATTCCAATTTACAGAACTGAAAAGTGCAGTGTTTGTGGTGGAAGTGGTGTAAGACCCGGTTCTGCACCTGTGAGATGTCAAAAGTGCGGCGGCACGGGCCAGATAAGGTCAAGACAGGCAACATTCTTTGGAGAGTTCACCACCATAAAAACCTGTGATGCGTGCAGCGGAACAGGAACAATTATAACAGACCCATGCAGAGAATGTGGCGGCACGGGAAATGTAAGAAGACAGCGAAGAGTAAGGATTAACATTCCCGCAGGGATTGATGATGGTCAAGTGATAACGTTAAGAGGCGAGGGAGAGAGCGGCATCAAAGGTGGACCTAACGGCGATTTGTATATTAGAATAAAAGTAGCGCCTCATCCTGTATTCAAAAGAGTCGGGCAGGACCTTTATATTGAGGTTCCAATAACATTTGTTAATGCAGCTTTGGGTGGTGAGATAGAAATTCCAACGCTTGATGGTAAGACAAAAGTAAGAATTGAGCCAGGGACACAAAATGGTGATGAGGTCAGAATTAGGGGCAGAGGTGTTCCAAACCTGCGTTCGCGAGGAAGAGGCGACCTTGTTGTAAAGTTTATAGTGGAGGTTCCAAAAAAGCTTACAGAAAAGCAGAAGGAACTTTTGAGAGAATTTGAAAGACTTTCATCAGAAGATGGATATGAAAAGAGGAAACATTTTTGGGAGAGAATAAGAGAAGCTTTTTCTTAA
- the prmA gene encoding 50S ribosomal protein L11 methyltransferase: MRWYEISIKTTEEAEDAVSNILYELGANGVVIEDNEIVSKPNLWDYIDENQFTKKDYAKVCAYFPESSNILELTHTIEERLKEIARYINIGEGKITISEVDEKDWAEEWKKYYKPVEIGDIVIVPSWEDYKAEDSKTIVRLDPGMAFGTGTHESTALCLEAIQKYVKPGMDVLDVGTGSGILAIAAKKLLASRVLAVDIDEVAVKVAMENAKLNGVEIEIKKNNLVEGIEEKFDIVVANIVADIIIRLSTDVNRVLKDSGIFISSGIIEDRLEDVLKSFEKNSLEIVEVKKMGTWCLIVSKKNCVG; the protein is encoded by the coding sequence ATGAGATGGTATGAGATATCAATTAAGACCACCGAAGAGGCAGAAGATGCTGTTTCAAATATTTTGTATGAGCTTGGTGCAAATGGCGTTGTTATTGAAGACAATGAGATTGTCTCAAAACCAAATTTATGGGATTATATTGACGAAAACCAGTTTACAAAAAAGGATTATGCGAAAGTTTGTGCTTATTTCCCTGAAAGCAGCAATATTTTGGAGCTTACCCATACTATTGAGGAGAGGCTTAAAGAGATTGCAAGATATATCAATATTGGAGAAGGTAAAATTACCATTTCTGAAGTTGATGAAAAAGACTGGGCAGAAGAATGGAAAAAGTATTATAAGCCTGTTGAAATAGGGGATATTGTGATTGTTCCTTCATGGGAAGATTATAAAGCCGAAGACAGCAAAACAATTGTTAGGCTTGACCCTGGTATGGCATTTGGTACAGGAACTCATGAATCGACTGCTCTGTGCCTTGAAGCTATTCAGAAATATGTAAAGCCAGGGATGGATGTTCTTGATGTTGGGACAGGTTCAGGGATATTAGCAATAGCTGCAAAGAAGTTATTGGCAAGTAGAGTTTTAGCAGTAGACATTGATGAGGTTGCTGTTAAGGTAGCTATGGAGAATGCAAAGTTAAATGGAGTAGAGATTGAAATAAAAAAGAATAATCTTGTTGAAGGTATAGAAGAAAAATTTGATATAGTTGTAGCTAATATTGTTGCTGATATCATTATACGGCTTTCAACAGATGTAAATAGAGTTTTAAAAGACAGTGGAATTTTTATTTCTTCTGGCATTATTGAAGACAGGCTTGAAGATGTTTTGAAAAGCTTTGAGAAAAATAGTCTTGAAATTGTAGAAGTGAAAAAAATGGGTACATGGTGCTTGATTGTTAGCAAAAAAAACTGTGTAGGGTGA
- a CDS encoding cysteine desulfurase family protein, which produces MNVYFDNAATTRPFDDVIEQLSKFLQDTYGNPSSLHRLGLEAERSLKEAKEAVAKKLGSNADEIYFTSGGTEANNLALIGCAFAHQKRGKRIVSTPVEHLSVISTLEYLERNGFDIQYVPVDAEGNVDFDQVEKLVDQNTILVTVMLVNNETGHIFDVKKLSEIAKKKNPNVIVHTDAVQAFMKEKTNVKELNVDLMSISGHKIHALKGIGALYIRKGINIQPIIFGGQQQKGIRPGTENMPGIFSFAKAIEVYEKLKASEPDKLKVIKRRFIEGLSNIDDVVINSPLEKTSDAILNVSFLGVKSEVFLHTLESYGIFASSGSACSSKSRTYNKVLYSMGKKMEIAESSIRFSFSYLNQIGEVDYALECIEKALRFLRKIKK; this is translated from the coding sequence ATGAATGTGTACTTTGACAACGCTGCAACCACAAGACCTTTTGATGATGTGATTGAGCAGCTTTCGAAGTTCTTGCAAGATACCTATGGTAATCCTTCATCGCTTCACAGACTTGGTCTTGAAGCAGAAAGAAGCTTGAAAGAGGCAAAAGAAGCTGTTGCAAAAAAACTCGGTAGCAATGCAGATGAGATTTATTTTACATCGGGTGGAACAGAAGCAAACAATTTAGCACTTATTGGCTGTGCGTTTGCTCATCAGAAAAGAGGAAAAAGGATTGTATCAACACCTGTTGAACATCTTTCTGTTATTTCTACACTTGAGTATTTAGAAAGAAATGGATTTGATATACAATATGTACCTGTGGATGCTGAGGGTAATGTAGATTTTGACCAGGTTGAGAAGCTTGTGGACCAGAATACCATTCTGGTAACCGTGATGCTTGTCAACAACGAGACAGGGCATATATTTGATGTAAAGAAACTATCTGAAATTGCGAAAAAGAAAAACCCAAATGTTATTGTTCACACAGATGCTGTCCAGGCTTTTATGAAAGAAAAGACAAATGTTAAAGAGTTGAATGTGGACCTTATGTCGATAAGTGGTCATAAAATACACGCGTTAAAAGGAATAGGAGCTTTATATATAAGAAAGGGTATAAACATCCAGCCGATAATCTTTGGAGGACAGCAGCAAAAAGGTATAAGACCTGGAACAGAAAATATGCCCGGTATTTTTTCGTTTGCTAAAGCAATTGAGGTATATGAGAAGCTAAAAGCTTCTGAACCTGATAAGCTAAAGGTTATAAAACGAAGATTTATTGAAGGACTATCAAACATAGATGACGTTGTGATAAACTCTCCCTTAGAAAAGACATCTGATGCGATATTGAATGTATCTTTTTTGGGCGTGAAGTCTGAAGTTTTTCTTCACACGCTTGAAAGTTATGGCATATTTGCATCTTCTGGTTCTGCCTGCTCGTCCAAAAGCAGGACTTACAACAAGGTTCTCTACAGTATGGGCAAAAAGATGGAGATTGCAGAAAGCAGTATCCGCTTTTCATTTTCTTACCTCAATCAAATTGGAGAGGTTGACTATGCGCTTGAATGCATTGAAAAGGCGTTGCGATTCTTGAGAAAAATAAAAAAGTAA